The proteins below are encoded in one region of Sedimentibacter sp. zth1:
- a CDS encoding VirD4-like conjugal transfer protein, CD1115 family, translating to MKKKITIVTILIILALIYGAIFYVIGTVSSIQISKIPISQYMSNILLNKIKPLDIIQNKSELIHIIKNPLLAIKQAFSINKTVFLIIMIIVTILVLYRLAMITIFNEQIFNYLGFNKLIKDKKGTFGTSKFADAKDINKMKKQKTLENEKGIILGSIKKPYTLESLKKYNTKYRITIGPKVKMLNGHAIVVSGSGAGKTFNFVLTNAINAIRDGVNVLFTDPKGELFKTLSKYYEQNGYTVRVLNLINTEKSDRFNPLSIVENELDVVTFIDVLFENARSLESTGVNDFWDTGAKDLLKAVILYIKATYSEEKQNMGEVYDLIIESANIEQMDLLFDDIDDDTAMKRAYKLFRNSEDKAREGIILGLGLKLQIFQHKDIRKLTQSNDINMYDLKTKKSAFFIIMPDTHNSYNFIPSIFMNFLFIKLPYLHDNTSDEKIKNTKLRIFADEIANVGKIANLKNVITTLRSRKIDFFPIYQNIAQIKEVFGKGWETITGNCDTFITLGVNDEETSEYISEKLGKQTIKTISKNKTDGLTKIASVKRWSISEQQRDLMQPSEVKRLNKFKCIAFIRGENPLLLYKYPFSALDEYKEIKKLEININDYVPVYQRQKEPEETKQENKQFVLSKQPAEPTEVIEKEDQNQEQQKNHTEQEQEKETHQEQQEKTNEEIILDIMEDDDEDII from the coding sequence GTGAAGAAAAAAATTACAATAGTTACGATATTAATTATTTTGGCTCTGATATACGGAGCTATTTTTTATGTCATTGGAACAGTATCAAGTATACAAATAAGTAAAATACCAATATCACAATATATGAGCAATATATTGCTAAATAAAATTAAACCTTTAGATATAATTCAGAACAAATCAGAGTTGATACATATAATAAAAAATCCACTATTAGCAATAAAACAAGCATTTAGTATAAACAAAACTGTGTTTTTAATCATAATGATTATTGTAACTATCCTGGTACTTTATAGACTAGCAATGATAACAATATTTAATGAACAAATTTTTAATTATTTAGGATTTAATAAATTAATAAAGGATAAGAAGGGGACATTTGGTACATCAAAATTTGCAGATGCAAAAGATATAAACAAAATGAAAAAACAAAAAACACTAGAAAACGAGAAAGGCATAATACTAGGCAGTATAAAAAAGCCATACACATTAGAATCGCTAAAAAAATACAATACAAAATATAGAATAACCATAGGACCAAAAGTTAAAATGCTAAATGGACATGCAATAGTAGTAAGCGGATCAGGAGCTGGTAAAACATTTAACTTTGTACTAACCAATGCCATCAATGCTATACGAGATGGTGTAAACGTACTATTTACAGATCCAAAAGGAGAACTGTTTAAAACGCTTAGTAAATATTATGAGCAAAATGGATATACAGTAAGAGTATTAAACTTAATAAACACAGAAAAAAGTGATAGATTTAATCCACTTAGTATAGTAGAAAATGAGCTAGACGTAGTAACATTTATAGATGTACTATTTGAAAACGCACGTTCACTAGAATCAACAGGAGTAAATGACTTTTGGGACACAGGAGCAAAAGACTTACTAAAAGCAGTTATATTGTACATAAAAGCAACATATTCTGAAGAAAAACAAAACATGGGTGAAGTATATGACTTAATCATAGAATCAGCAAATATAGAGCAAATGGACTTGCTGTTTGATGATATAGATGATGACACAGCTATGAAAAGAGCATACAAGTTATTTAGAAATAGTGAAGATAAAGCAAGAGAAGGTATAATACTAGGATTGGGACTTAAACTACAAATATTTCAACATAAGGATATAAGAAAACTAACGCAATCGAATGATATAAATATGTACGATTTAAAAACAAAAAAATCAGCTTTTTTTATTATCATGCCAGATACACATAATTCATATAACTTTATACCAAGCATATTCATGAACTTTCTATTTATTAAATTACCATATTTACATGACAATACATCAGATGAAAAAATAAAAAATACTAAGCTTAGAATATTTGCAGATGAGATAGCAAATGTAGGTAAAATAGCAAACCTAAAAAATGTTATAACAACACTTAGAAGTAGAAAAATAGACTTTTTCCCTATATATCAAAACATAGCACAAATAAAAGAAGTATTCGGAAAAGGATGGGAGACTATAACAGGAAACTGTGACACGTTCATAACGCTAGGAGTAAATGACGAAGAAACATCAGAGTATATATCAGAAAAATTAGGAAAACAAACAATAAAAACAATATCTAAAAATAAGACTGATGGACTGACAAAAATAGCAAGTGTAAAACGCTGGAGCATATCAGAGCAACAAAGAGATTTAATGCAGCCATCAGAAGTAAAAAGGTTAAATAAATTCAAATGCATAGCATTTATTAGAGGTGAAAATCCACTACTACTATACAAATATCCATTTAGTGCATTAGACGAATACAAAGAGATAAAAAAGTTAGAAATAAATATAAATGACTATGTACCAGTATATCAGAGACAAAAAGAACCAGAAGAAACAAAACAAGAAAACAAACAATTCGTACTATCAAAGCAACCAGCAGAACCTACAGAAGTTATAGAAAAAGAAGACCAAAATCAAGAACAGCAGAAAAATCATACAGAACAAGAACAAGAAAAAGAAACACATCAGGAGCAACAAGAAAAGACAAATGAAGAAATAATATTAGACATCATGGAAGATGATGACGAAGATATAATATAA
- a CDS encoding class I SAM-dependent methyltransferase, whose translation MKNLRDEELRFPQLIHYYSDFIFFFLKRYYKELNNEMTVLDAGCGHGRNLKLLYSLGFKNITGIDIVKRQNFKICNYHELDLAKDKIIGKYDIVLCNFVLMFIDTKYQLSVIDKLINTTNKYLLIETSHLDGQYSYTCYIQNFYNYILGARKDVQIIYYNKSKERLIIKKWQSNQTDISDK comes from the coding sequence ATGAAAAATCTAAGGGATGAAGAACTAAGATTTCCTCAACTAATACACTATTATTCAGACTTTATATTCTTTTTCCTAAAAAGATACTACAAAGAGCTTAATAATGAAATGACTGTACTAGATGCAGGATGTGGACATGGTAGAAATTTAAAACTATTATATAGTCTTGGATTTAAAAACATAACGGGCATAGACATCGTAAAACGACAAAATTTTAAAATATGTAATTATCATGAGCTAGACCTAGCCAAAGACAAAATAATCGGTAAATATGACATAGTACTTTGTAACTTTGTATTAATGTTTATAGACACAAAATATCAACTATCTGTAATTGATAAATTGATAAATACTACAAACAAATACTTGCTTATAGAAACAAGTCATTTAGATGGACAGTACAGCTACACATGCTATATACAAAACTTTTACAATTACATATTAGGAGCAAGAAAAGACGTTCAAATAATCTACTATAATAAAAGCAAAGAGAGGTTAATAATTAAAAAATGGCAAAGCAACCAAACGGATATATCAGACAAATAA
- a CDS encoding DNA topoisomerase III has translation MKVVIAEKPSVARDIARTIGATKTKDGYIEGNNYIVTWCIGHLVGLAFPSSYNEKYKQWNIEDLPIIPEQFKFEVFKNTKKQFNIIKDLINSSNTTEVIFAADAGREGELINRLVYSQAKCTKPIKRLWISSMTEEAIKQGFKNLKDGKEYENLYKSAECRAIADWLIGINASRKYSIEYSKLTLGRVQTPTLAMIVQRQDEIDNFVSTPYYEIEAEYDTFTGKYVDENGKYKFTDEKAVENILNKTKGFNGIVKNLSKKQKKNYAPLPFDLTELQREANKRYGYTAQKTLNIAQTLYEKHKATTYPRTDSRYLSDDMISTFKGVLEAVKNNYHEQIIDTIKCYNKLKCINNLKISDHHAIIPTNKKVDINNMTEDEKNIYQMVCTRFVVQFLEPYQYEETILNIDIQKHIFVSKGKIVLAQGWKAIECDSKQIEEMTLPKLNKNDTVAVNKTYRVDKKTTPKKQFTEATLLTAMENAGQYVKDEELKEQLKEKGIGTPATRASIIEKIIKEQYIDRKRKNLVPTEKGINLITIAPTELTSAELTGEWEQKLNKIAKGEINTNTFLDEIKNLTKKIVETKATKQIEFKTKNHEKEVIGICPRCKRNIYEGKKNFYCEGYKEEPKCTFAIWKDNKFYGKVTKTQAKKLLKGEKVLFQKLKSKKGKEYEAFLKLEDTGKYVNLVFDSYNTLKKNSK, from the coding sequence ATGAAAGTAGTAATAGCAGAAAAACCAAGTGTAGCAAGAGATATAGCAAGAACAATAGGAGCGACAAAAACAAAAGATGGATATATAGAAGGCAATAATTATATAGTAACCTGGTGTATAGGGCATTTAGTTGGATTAGCATTTCCATCAAGCTACAATGAAAAATATAAGCAATGGAACATAGAAGACTTACCAATTATACCAGAACAATTCAAATTTGAAGTATTTAAAAATACAAAAAAGCAATTCAATATCATAAAAGACCTAATAAATAGTTCGAATACAACAGAAGTTATATTTGCAGCAGATGCAGGAAGAGAAGGAGAACTAATAAACAGACTAGTATACAGTCAAGCAAAATGTACAAAACCAATAAAAAGGCTATGGATAAGTAGTATGACAGAAGAAGCCATCAAACAAGGATTTAAAAACTTAAAAGATGGAAAAGAATACGAAAACCTATACAAAAGTGCAGAATGTAGAGCAATAGCAGATTGGTTAATAGGCATAAATGCAAGTAGAAAATACAGCATAGAGTACTCTAAACTAACATTAGGCAGAGTACAAACACCAACACTAGCTATGATAGTGCAAAGACAAGACGAAATAGACAACTTTGTATCAACACCATACTATGAAATAGAAGCAGAATATGACACATTTACTGGCAAATACGTAGATGAAAACGGAAAATATAAATTTACTGATGAAAAAGCAGTAGAAAATATACTAAACAAAACAAAAGGATTTAATGGCATAGTAAAAAACTTATCTAAAAAGCAAAAGAAAAACTATGCACCGCTACCATTTGACTTGACAGAACTACAAAGAGAAGCAAATAAAAGATATGGATATACAGCACAAAAAACACTAAATATAGCACAAACATTATACGAAAAACACAAAGCAACAACTTATCCAAGAACAGACAGTAGATACCTAAGCGATGATATGATAAGTACTTTTAAAGGTGTACTGGAAGCAGTAAAAAATAACTATCATGAACAAATAATAGATACAATCAAATGCTACAACAAACTAAAATGTATCAATAATTTAAAAATCAGCGATCATCATGCAATCATACCAACCAATAAAAAAGTAGATATAAACAATATGACAGAAGACGAAAAAAATATATATCAAATGGTCTGTACAAGATTTGTAGTACAATTTTTAGAACCATATCAGTATGAAGAAACAATATTAAACATAGATATTCAAAAGCATATATTTGTGTCAAAAGGTAAAATAGTACTAGCACAAGGATGGAAAGCTATTGAGTGTGACAGCAAACAAATAGAAGAAATGACACTACCAAAACTTAATAAAAACGATACAGTTGCAGTAAACAAAACATACAGAGTAGACAAAAAAACAACACCAAAAAAACAATTCACAGAAGCAACACTACTAACAGCTATGGAGAATGCAGGACAGTATGTAAAAGATGAGGAACTAAAAGAACAGTTAAAAGAAAAGGGTATAGGAACACCGGCAACAAGAGCAAGTATCATAGAAAAAATAATAAAAGAACAGTATATAGATAGAAAAAGAAAAAACCTAGTACCAACAGAAAAAGGTATAAATTTAATAACTATAGCACCAACAGAACTAACAAGTGCAGAGCTAACAGGAGAATGGGAGCAAAAGTTAAACAAAATTGCAAAAGGAGAAATAAACACTAATACTTTTTTAGATGAAATAAAAAACTTAACAAAAAAAATAGTAGAAACAAAAGCAACAAAACAAATAGAGTTCAAAACCAAAAATCATGAAAAAGAAGTTATAGGCATATGTCCAAGATGTAAAAGAAACATATACGAAGGAAAGAAAAACTTCTACTGTGAAGGATATAAAGAAGAACCAAAATGTACATTTGCTATTTGGAAAGACAATAAATTTTATGGTAAAGTTACCAAAACACAAGCAAAAAAGCTTCTAAAAGGTGAAAAAGTTCTATTTCAAAAATTAAAAAGTAAAAAAGGAAAAGAATACGAGGCATTTTTAAAGCTAGAGGATACAGGAAAGTATGTTAATTTGGTGTTTGATAGTTATAACACGTTGAAGAAAAATAGTAAATAA